The DNA window CGGGAGTAAGGATCGAGAGCGCCAAAAGCACGGTGACACTGAGGTTTTTCATATCTGGTTCCTTTATTACTTGGGGTGGATAAACATGATTTGCTGAGGGCGGTTTTGACGCGTTACGGGGTCAATCAGGAGACCGTCGCGAAGGCGACGAAGCCCGCGTCGATCGCCGATCTGCCGAGCGCTCCGAAGGAGCCGAAGTCGACTATCGGCGATCGTACCGGATCGTCGGTGTCTGCATTGCAAGGAGTTCCTCGCTGAACGTGGGATGCACGGCCATCGTCGACATGAAGCCCGCCCTTGTCGCGCCGCTCGCCAATGCGATCGACAGGGCTTGGATCATCTCGCTTGCGTCTTCGGCGAAGAGATGTGTGCCGAGAATTCGATCACTCTCACCGTCGACCACGAGCTTGAGCAGCGCGGTTTCGCAGTTTCCGGTGACACCCGCCGCCAGCGGGCGGACGCGCGCTTTGTAGACGTCGACGACTGCGTATCCGGCGCGCGCCTCTAGTTCCGTTAGTCCGACCGTTCCAATCTCCGGGCTCGAGAACACGGACGTCGGCACGTTGGCGTAGTCGACCCGCCACGGCTTGTCCCCAAAGACGCTGTCCGCGAAGGCGTGGCCTTCGCGGATTGCCACCGGTGTCAGTTTGAACTGGTTGGAAACATCACCGACGGCGAAGATGTTGGGGACGCTGGTGCGCGAGCTGGCGTCGACGATGATTGCACCTTTCTCATCGGTCTTTACTCCAGCGCGCTCCAGCCCAAGTCCGATGGTGTTGGGCGTCCGCCCGAAGGCCAGTAGCACCTGATCGGCAGTAAGGCGCGCGCCCTGCTCAGTGACGACATCGATCGCGGCTGGCCTCTGTCCGCCTCCGCCGACCTTCCCGGACGCCAGGCGCTTGATGCTGTCGCCGAGCAACACCTTGATCCCGCGATTCGTGTAGGAAGCGGTAATGGCTTGACGCATGTCTTCGTCGAAGCCGCGCAGGACATTGCTTCCGCGGCACACGACTGTGACGTCACTGCCAAGTGCGTCGAACAGTCCCGCGAACTCCATTGCAATGTAGCCGGCACCACCGATGACAAGGCGTCGCGGGAACTCCTTGAGGTCGAAGGCTGCATCAGAGGTGATGCCCAACTCGATGCCTTCGAATGGCGGAAGCTCGGGCTTCGCGCCAGTCGCAATCAAGATGATGTCGGCGCGGAGGCTGCGCCCGTCAGCGAGGCGTACCGTGTGTGCGTCCTCCAGCATCGCACGCGAATGGACTACCTCCACGCCCGCCTCGGATTGCCCCTGCGCGTACAAGCCCTCGAGGCGAGCGATTTCCCTGTCCTTGGCTGCCACCAGCGAAGGCCAATCGAAACGGGGAAGCGATATCTTCCAGCCGAAGTTTGCCGCCTCGTCGAGGGCATCGGCAAAACGGCTCGCATAGACAAAAAGCTTCTTCGGCACGCAGCCCCTGATGACGCATGTCCCGCCCAGGCGGGACTCCTCTGCCAGCATCACGCGCGCACCGTGGCCTGCGGCGACGCGCGCCGCGCGAATTCCGCCGGATCCTCCGCCGATCACGAAAAGGTCAACGTCGAATTCGGGCGACTCTCCTTCTTTCGACACGGAATTCTCTGCAGGCGGTGAGGGGACGGCGACGAGTCCCAGTTCGGAATCTAAGTTGTTCACGTTGGTTCCAATCGGTTCGTATCAAGTGCCGGCCAACCATTCCAGCAGCGCCCCGTCCATGGATGAAGAGACAGGTCACGTTCTTGGAGCTTCAGGGGTCGCGCCGGCGTTGGCGGTAGGGGTTTCGGGCTTGCGCCATCACATTCCGGATTTTCCGTATCGAGCCCGACAGGCTCCGGAATCACCGGGCTGAGGCAGGCCCGATCGAATACTGGAATAGAAGGCGCCTCGCGGCGGGCTGCGCCTAGACGCTCGGCTTGGGCTCGGCGGAGTGGCGCGCAACCGCGGCGATCTTCTCGGGCAGGATACCAAAAAACGCGATGTCCGACCCGAGCGCCGCGACAAACAGGCTCTCGGCGCCGCTGAGGTTACGCCGCAACTGCGTGCTGATCTCGCCAGCGCTCAATTGCGAT is part of the Rhizobium jaguaris genome and encodes:
- the gorA gene encoding glutathione-disulfide reductase; its protein translation is MSKEGESPEFDVDLFVIGGGSGGIRAARVAAGHGARVMLAEESRLGGTCVIRGCVPKKLFVYASRFADALDEAANFGWKISLPRFDWPSLVAAKDREIARLEGLYAQGQSEAGVEVVHSRAMLEDAHTVRLADGRSLRADIILIATGAKPELPPFEGIELGITSDAAFDLKEFPRRLVIGGAGYIAMEFAGLFDALGSDVTVVCRGSNVLRGFDEDMRQAITASYTNRGIKVLLGDSIKRLASGKVGGGGQRPAAIDVVTEQGARLTADQVLLAFGRTPNTIGLGLERAGVKTDEKGAIIVDASSRTSVPNIFAVGDVSNQFKLTPVAIREGHAFADSVFGDKPWRVDYANVPTSVFSSPEIGTVGLTELEARAGYAVVDVYKARVRPLAAGVTGNCETALLKLVVDGESDRILGTHLFAEDASEMIQALSIALASGATRAGFMSTMAVHPTFSEELLAMQTPTIRYDRR